Below is a window of 'Nostoc azollae' 0708 DNA.
GGTGAATCAAGGTCCTCAACTGGTGAGAGAGGATACCAGTGGTGGAAAAAGTTGAATTCAGCTTGCATTTGACTTCTTCTAAGAATCTTAGATAAGTAAGGGTGTAATAAGAATTTTATGTCTCAATCTGCAATTACTGTCACTATTAAATTGTTTGCTGCTTATCAGGAAGCGTATAGTCTGAGCGAATTAGTGCTGTAATTTCCTCATCGTACACCAGTAAAAGCGGTATGTGATCGCTTCATCTCTGAACACCCACAACTAGCAAAATGGCCTGAAGTTACCAGTTTTGGTATCAATCTTATCTTTGTCGAATCACACACCCCTCTTAAAGATGGTGATGAAGTAGTACTCATTCCACCCGTTAGCGGTGGTTGAATCAGTTATCAGTTATGAGTTGTTCTTCTCCACATCTTCCCCAATCCATACCCGACTATTTTTATCGGGTATGTTTGACGTGCATTTTTGCTCGTGTTACTATCATTCCAAAGTTGATGGAAATACGGGGACAGCTAGTTTATGACTCAGGCGATCGCAAACTTAAACCAAGCCAACACTTCCATATTGAAAGCACTGAAGTGTAAAGAATGTGGAGCAGAATATGAACTCCAAGCTAGTCATGTTTGTGAGTTATGCTTTGGTCCATTGGAAGTAAAGTATGACTATGATGTTTTGCGTCAGTCTGTAAGTCGAAAAAGTATTGAAACTGGTCCCAACTCTATTTGGCGTTATCGTCACTTTTTACCCATTACTACCGATAATTACATAGATGTGGGAACGGGTATGACTCCCCTGGTACGTTCCCAGCGTCTTGCCCGTCGCCTGGGTTTAAATAAACTTTATATTAAAAATGATGCCGTCAACATGCCTACCCTGAGCTTTAAGGATCGGGTGGTAACAGTTGCACTAAGTAGAGCTAGAGAATTAGGATTTACGACTGTTTCCTGTGCAAGTACTGGCAACTTGGCAAATTCAACCGCTGCGATCGCAGCCCATGCTGGTTTAGATTGTTGTGTTTTTATTCCTGCTGACTTAGAAGCTGGTAAAGTATTGGGTAGCTTAATTTACAGCCCTACTCTCATGGCTGTAAAAGGAAATTACGATCAAGTTAACCGTCTCTGCTCAGAAGTTGCTAATACACACGGCTGGGGTTTTGTCAATATTAATTTACGTCCTTATTACTCCGAAGGTTCCAAAACACTAGGCTTTGAAGTTGCAGAACAACTAGGGTGGGAACTACCTGACCATATAGTTGCACCACTCGCTTCTGGTTCTCTCTTCACCAAAATTTATAAAGGTTTCAAAGAATTTACAGAAGTTGGTTTGCTAGAAGGTAAGAATGTTCGTTTCAGCGGCGCACAAGCGGAAGGATGTTCCCCCATAGCCACAGCTTTTAAAGAAAAAAGAGACTTTATTCAACCCGTTAAACCGAATACCATCGCTAAATCTATCGCCATTGGCAACCCAGCAGATGGAGTTTATGCTGTAGAAATCGCTCAAAAAACAGGCGGTAACATTGAATCTGTCAATGATGCAGAAATTATTAACGGTATCAAACTACTAGCAGAAACTGAAGGTATCTTCACAGAAACCGCAGGTGGTACAACTGTTGCCGTCCTGAAAAAATTAGTAGAAGCTGGCAAAATAGATCCAGATGAAACTACAGTGGTTTACATCACTGGTAACGGTTTAAAAACCCAAGAAGCAATTCAAGGTTATGTTGGAGAACCTTTGACTATTGATGCCAAACTTGATAGTTTTGAACGGGCGCTAGAAAGATCCCGCACACTGGATCGCCTAGAATGGCAACAAGTTCTTGTTTAGTCCTTATTCAGTGGTCATTATTTGTTAGCAAATTAATAACTGAATCAATGACCACTGATAACTGATAACTGATAACTGATAACTGATAACTGATAACTGATAACTGATAATTAACTATGGCCGTAACTGTTTTAGTTCCTACTGCTCTACAAAAATTTACAAATAACCAAGCTTCTCTAGAGTGCAGTGGTAGTAACATTTCCGAATTATTCGACTCCTTAGAGGAAGCTTGTCCTGGTATCAAGTCACGTTTGTGTGATGAAGCAGGAAAACCAAGACGCTTTTTAAACTTGTATGTCAACAGTGAAGACATTCGCTTTTTACAACATACAGAAACGCCCCTTAAAGATGGTGATGAAGTGAGTATAGTTCCGGCTGTTGCTGGTGGTTGATATATTTAAGTAGTATTAGCCAACGTTTGAATGCTGATTATCTGGGTGGTGTCTGTATTGCTTACCATTCCAGATTGTTTTTTGAGTTTGTAGTTCAAAATTAGTTGAAATTCTCAAACAGCGATCTGAAGAAAGTTAGCACTATGTCAAAATGAAAGTGAATGACTATCGCAAGGTAAGCAACTCGCTCGAAAAGCTAGATAAAGGATTGACCTGAGAAATGGCAGAAGAAACCAATCAAAATCAAGCGGGAGAAGTGCCTCCCAGTCGTGATGTACCAGTAGCATCAGGCCTTCCGACAGCTAACATACCAGATCCCAAAACAGCAAACACAGCAGTTAACCCGAATGCTGCTGTACCTGCTGAAGAAAAATCCCCTGTTGCTAAACCTGCAGCTAAAAAAGGAAAACCTCCTGCGGTGGAAGATAAACCATTTGAAGAGTTTATCCAGCAAGAATACTTACCAGCTTTGCAAAAGGTGATCGCACAGGAAGGAGTACCAGATGTACAATTGACTTTTGCCAAGCAGACCTATCCCATTGTTGGATTTAACTCAGCCGAAGAATGTTGGCAAATTATCGGCTCTTGGCAAAATGGACAACGCCAATTTAACGTCTATTTCCCCGAAGCAGATATTCAAGGGAAAAAGGGATTTTCTTGTAACGAAGGCAAAAAACCCAGCACCCTTGAATCTTTCTTAATAGATGAACGCAAAACTACCCTTGATTTGTTGGTATCTCGCCTAGTTTACCGTTTAAACGGTCAAAAGTGGCTAGGTAGAAATTAATTATTGGTCAGTGGTTATTGGTAGTCTATAAGTGCTTTTTGTTGCTTCAATTCATGAAAATAATAGATAACGATTCCTGTAACGGTGTCGTTATCTCTTCTCACATAGCCATTCTCAACTCATGATTCCGTCACAACCTGGGTAACAACTAAAGATTTGTTGCAACTCTTAACTTTTTATTTGCCTTTTTCGCACCTAGACCTTGCTACACTGTATTTCATACAAATGAAATTATTGTCCTTAGCTACACCTTGTGAGAGCATAAGCTTTAACTATTTGGTGTACTCAAAATTAAGAAAAATAAAAGAGCAATCAAGACATGGTAGATTCCCTAAAAAAACCAGACTTTGAGGAAATGCGTCCAGGCGTTAAAGTCCCTTCTAGAGAAACCCTTTTAACACCACGTTTTTACACAACAGACTTTGATAAAATGGCGCAGATGGATATCTCCGTCAACCAAAACGAGTTACAAGCTATCCTCGAAGAATTTCGAGTTGACTACAACCGCCATCACTTTATTCGGGATGCCGAATTTGAACAATCCTGGGATCATATTGATGGGGAAACTCGGCAGTTGTTCGTTGAATTTTTGGAACGTTCCTGTACTGCGGAGTTTTCCGGATTTTTGCTTTATAAAGAACTTGGCCGCCGCTTAAAAGAGAAAAGCCCTTTATTAGCAGAATGCTTCAACCTGATGTCACGGGACGAAGCCCGTCATGCTGGGTTTTTGAACAAAGCCATGACAGACTTTAATCTGTCCCTAGATTTAGGTTTTTTGACCAAGAGCCGCAGTTATACCTTCTTTAAGCCGAAATTCATCTTCTACGCTACCTATCTTTCTGAGAAGATTGGTTATTGGCGCTATATCACCATTTATCGTCATTTAGAATCCCATCCTGAAGACCAGATTTATCCAATTTTCCGCTTCTTTGAAAATTGGTGTCAGGATGAAAACCGCCATGGTGACTTCTTTGATGCCGTCATGAGAGCGCAGCCACAAATGCTCAGTGATTGGAAGGCTAAATTATGGACTCGGTTCTTCCTGTTGTCAGTATTTGCAACAATGTATCTCAATGACATTCAACGGAAAGATTTTTATGCTTCCTTGGGTTTGGATGCGCGAGAGTACGACATTCATGTAATTAAGAAGACCAATGAAACCGCAGGTCGAGTCTTCCCACTCATGTTAGATGTTGATAATCCAGAGTTTTATCAGCGTTTGGATGTTTGTGTCAAAAATAACGAAAAATTGACAGCAATTTCCAAGTCTAATACCCCCAAATTCCTGCAATTCCTCCAAAAACTGCCAATTTACATTTCTCATGGTTGGCAATTATTAAACCTATACCTCATAAAACCCATTGATGCGATTTCTGCTCACGGTCAAGCTCGGTAATTTAACTTGATAGTGAACTTGATTGTGTAAAAATATTTATTAGTGGTTCTGTACACAACAGAGCCAATTTTTTGTTATTTTCAGCAGATTTAGGGATCAAATCCTAGAAAAACAGCGTCAACGCCTTTGGGAAATTAAAAATTCAGAAAAGATTATACTCCCTTCCCAGTATGAAATTAGGGGTTATGAAATTAGGGGTGTGGGATTCCACCTTACGCACAAGCATTATCCCTCTCCTCTAAACTATTACTATGACCTTATTCTTTTAGTGGGAAGGGAGTAGCATTTGAGATTTTCGATTTTGGTAGGACTTATATAACAGGTAGAATATCTATGTTTAAAGGTTTTAGGAGTAAACTACCACTCCTGTTAGGTTTTTGCCTATTAAATAGTGTTAGTTTTTTACCTGCATCTGCTGTTGATGTTTGTGCAGAAAACACTGGTAAAGGAGACTTGAAAATAGCTGAACACTACGACAGAGATAGGGATGGAAGATATGACAACCAATATGGGGAGAGAGGAAGTGATGGCCGTGCTGGAAAAGATGGACGCAGTGGACAGAACCAAACTCTTTCTGCTGAAGGTTCACCGCTAAGTCTTGACCTCTCAGGTAGAAATGGTGAAGATGGGGAAGCTGGAGAAAACGCTTCTAGTTCCAGATATGGTAAAGACTACAGTGAAAACGTCAACAGAGATATTAACCCCCCGGATGGTGGTAATGGTGGTGTCGGTGGTAAAGGTAGAGATGGGGGAAAGGCCGATTCTCTCAGCGTTTATTACACCAATTTCGCAGATTTAACGAAAATTTTCATCTGTGCTACAGGGGGAGAAGGTGGATGTGGAGGCCGTGTTGGTCAGGGAACAAAAGGCTGCCTGTAACTGTCCTCCTAGAAAGTGGGAGGTAAAAAGCTGTAAAGGGACTCCCGGCACTCCTGATCATAAATGTACTAACAAAGTTTATCGGTGTTACGACGGTAGAAATAGAAGTGATGGGAGTGATGGACGGGATGGTAAACGTAGCAGCTTAGGAACTTTAAGTATCATTAATAGTAAAGAACCTTTAGTAAAGGATAAACCAACTCAGAAAGTAGCCATTTCTTAACTAGATACTCAACAGTTCAACCTTTCCAACAATAAATGGCAATTCCTTCAAGGTGCAGTTTCTCTATTAGCTGCCGATTCTGTGATTGCAGATGAATATCGAGAATTTGAATGGCGTTTAGAATGGACTCTTAAATTAATTTAGCAGGAAAAACAACCTAATTGGTAATTTTACTAATCAAACTGTCACACTCAATTTAAATGATAACCAACAAGTATAAATTGCTTTTCCTGAAGATATATGAGTTGATGGTAGTGCCAAGACTCAGGATAAATTAACAGAATTTACTGTTAATTATGCAATTCCTAAACAAGAGGTGACACCCTTAGCAGTCTCGGAATTTTCTAGTGCGGGAGAAGACCTAAATTTAAAGGTAGTTGATTTAGCAGCAAAATGTGATTTAATCAATACTCAATTTAAGGTAAAAAACCGGGCAAAGGTTAACTTCTCAGGTGCTTTCGATTATCAAAATTTTTATGAAGGAAAAATACCCGCTACATTGGTAAATCGTGATTAAAATCGTTTTATCTTGGCTTTAGGTAAGCTAGAAATTCCTAGTGATGCCCTTAGTTCTGGTACAAATGTTGAGACTGAATTAGTGGCAATAGCTTCTTGAGCGGGAAGTTCTGCACAACAAACTCTCAGGTAGCAAGGTGCTATTCGCAGGAGTAGATAGTTAAAGAGCTGGAGGCTTAAACTAAAAAGCTTTTCTTGAAAAGGTTTTTCTTTCATTCATTAGTAATTAATTTTTAGAAGATTTACCTTTATGTTTAACTATTTCGGAGAGAATATTTCCTATCGAAGCTAGCATCTGAGCTAGGAGAACACCGATAATAGCTATGTAGATTAGGGCATTTATTATATATTTATAATTACCAGCTTGATACCCACTTCAAATCAGAAAACCTAGTCCTTTTGAACCTGCAAGCATTTCTGTGGCAATGAGTTTAAACCAAGCTGTCCACAGTCCAATCTTCAGGGCTTTAAATATATAATGGATACCTACGCAAACGTTATTATCTTGTTTGCAAAACTTTTGAATCCCTGTGGCTGTTTCCACAATAACTGACGAGAGAATACGAATAAGAACGACAAAAATAGCTGCGATGTCGTTTTCTTTAAGTAGAATTAAAGCAATGGGTGAAAATGCTATGGAAGTAATGCTATTTCGTATTTGTAATAATCGGCTAAATAGCTGATAAGCTATAGCATTGACACCAATGGTATAGCCGATAAATATACCCAAAATAGCGGCGGGAATATAACATAAAAATAATGGTTGCAGGGTAGCAAGAATGTCTAATAATATACTACTTTTCATTCCTCAGTTATGATTTGAAACCTCTGGGGAATCCTCAAGCAATAATAGCCAATATCTGTGAAAGGGAAGAGTTAAAAAAGATATAAGAATCCGACTAAATCAAATTTATCAATAAATACAAATTTCAGGAATAAGTTACATATCATTTCCATAGTTGACTTATTTTCATGTGAGGGCTAAATTCTAAAGGTACGCAAATTTCAACAACAAAATCCCCGACTTCTTGAAGAAGTAAGGGATATAATAGCGTAGCTTAGTATAAGCTATATTCCTTAGTTTTCACAAATCAAATAAGATTGCCATATCAGTTAAATTGTTTTCCCAAATTCTGTTTCATTTTTTCTAATTCGTCTTGAGTTTCCCAACGACGAAACTGTTCTTCTAAGTCGTCCAATTTGCTAGAATGACTACTAGGTGGACTTTGCCAGGTATTAGTTTCTAAAAGCTGCTGGGTTTGAGCTTTAGCCCGTGCTGTTTGTGCTTCTGCTGCTTTAGCTTGGACTTCTTGACGACGCTGTTGAATTTTGCGTAGAAGTTCTTGGCATTGGGTAATGCGTTCTTTTAAACCTTGCATTTGTCCCCATTGTTGGTTTCCTTCCCGCAGGAGTAAGTCTTCTCTTGCCTGTGCTGGTGCGGCTAAATCCTCTCTACGTGCAGCCTTGGCTTTTTGAATACGGATGTGCCAACCTTGTATTTCTTGCGCTGTAGAAAGAATTTTGTCTTGTGATCGCTTTTGCTTTAATTGTAAATCTGCAATTAGTTTTAGTGTATCCTCTTCTTGCTCCCGCAGCTGTTCTAGCAGCATTTCTAACTCCAACTCAGGGTTATTCCGCAAGAATTCTTCTAAACGATCTTCTAAAAACCGGCTTAAATCATCAAATAAACCCACTGTGAGGACTCCAAATTTCGGGGGTGTGATTATTTCATTGTAATGATTACTATCAACTATGCCACTTCTGTAAGTCGTGATAGCATATCCCTGAAGAGAACCATACTAATTCCGAACCAATCATGATTTTAAATTTATTACTACAAATTAGAAAATAATTACCTTAAATTTTGTATTTGTAAGTCTGTATCATACCAGGATACATAATAAATTAATTTTTCATTTTCTGCCCAGGTTTAGCAACAGTGTGAGCTAGTACAGTATCAAATAATTCCTTTTAGTCTTAATTAATAATATAGAATTATAAAGAATATGTAAGGAGTCAAAAGTCAGTAGGGATTTAGCAATACTAAATCCTTACAGGAATCAGAGTATGTGTACAATTCTGAATCCTGATTATACAAATGTTTTAGGAAATCTGACGGCTGACTATTGATTGCTGACAGCTATATTAGCGATAATTGGGATATGCGATATCAAGTCAAGTTGAATAAAATAGATCAAGTCTACGCTATTTGGTGTCCTGCATTACCTGGATGCTGGACTGTAGGTGATTCTGAACAAGAAGCATTAGACAAGATCAAATATGTAATTAAGGACCATCTAGAAGGACTTGATGGACTTACTAAAAATGCGGAGTTTTACTATATAGAAGTGAAATAATGCTGCTAGTACCGCAAGGGGAAAGTCAAAAATAAAAAGTCAATACTTTTATGGAGTAGGCCTTTCGTTTATTTTAAATAGTTGCTCTATTTACGCCGTGCCTTATCAGTTGTATTGTCACTATTAAATCACTTAAATTGGTGACAACCAATAGGTAACACCCCTCACAATTTTATCCTGTAAACCAAATTTTGGTAAACTCTCTTCATCCCAACCAAGATAAGTCCAGTGAGGAACATCATTTTCAAAACTTCGAAACCAACCATTTTTGTTTAATGCTTGTCTCTGTGCGGCGCTAGACACTGTTAAATTAAGTGGTAATCCCTAGAGATGTTGTAAAGTTCCAGGGGGTGTAACTGTACCGAGAAATTTTCTTTCTTTTCCTGGTTGTATTTCTTCTAAGGTCCGATTATTAGCGTATTTTCGCCAAAATCTTAAATTAGTAGTGTAACTGCGAGTAAAGTCCCCAGAATATCCTGATTTCAGAGGAATATTGACTATACTTCTAGCTTTATTAAACGCATCTGCAGAAACTTTTTCTAGGTAACATTCACTACTGCCTTAAACTAAAGTAACTGCCATAGTTCCCTGGAACTTTTGTTTTTCTTGTTCGTTTTCTAAAATAACTTTCGGTGGTAATTTAACTTCTAGTTGTTAATTGATAAATACTCCACTATAGGCATGTAATAAGGTATATTCATAAGTATTAGGCTGGGGCAGGTTTACGATTTGATTGGTAATAGTAGTTAAAAAACGCTGTTGTCCATCTAATTCTTGATTGGGAATAAATGGTGTAGTTTTCCATAGTCTTGTGTTGATGTTATTTATTATGGCAGTATTTTGTAGTCGTGGATGGTAGTTGATATTATTGCTCCCAACTATAGTAAAAAACAGCAAAATCATTAGAGCAGTAAACGTTAAAAGTTTTAAACAGCGTTTTATTCTAGAATGACGTTGCATTGATAAATTGATTATTCGTATAACCTCGATTTAATCATATTACAAAAATGTATGGATATTTGGAAAATAGGGAGATGAGTATGTTTATATTTTATAGCCATCTTGGTAAATCAGAAAATCTCCAACTTCTTAAATAATTTGGGTATCTGAACCATGGCAGATATGAAAAAACAATATTAATTATCAGTTAATATGGATATTGCCCAAACCTTACCAGGATAATACTTAGGATAGATGGTAAGGATTTATTCAGGTGTTTAAAGTCCAGTCACAGAGCCTGGGTCAAAGTCGAGTTTGGTTTATTAACATACCTTTAGTCCCAATAAGAAACGGAAATATAGGCATTATGAAATTAATATTGAGGGTCCTGTTGCTAATCCCCAGAAACCCTTATTAGGAAAAGACTATAGAGATTTTGACATGACCTGAATCCTTACGATAAGTATAAAAAATATATAGTAAACTAGTTAAAACAGTAGCAATAATTCTTGCTACTGTATATATAACAACAGAACACTTCACAGCTATAGAGTTATTTGCTGGTCTTGGTGGTTTTCGTCTAGGTTTAGAAAATGCCAATATGAGAACGGTATGGGCAAATGAT
It encodes the following:
- the thrC gene encoding threonine synthase, with the protein product MTQAIANLNQANTSILKALKCKECGAEYELQASHVCELCFGPLEVKYDYDVLRQSVSRKSIETGPNSIWRYRHFLPITTDNYIDVGTGMTPLVRSQRLARRLGLNKLYIKNDAVNMPTLSFKDRVVTVALSRARELGFTTVSCASTGNLANSTAAIAAHAGLDCCVFIPADLEAGKVLGSLIYSPTLMAVKGNYDQVNRLCSEVANTHGWGFVNINLRPYYSEGSKTLGFEVAEQLGWELPDHIVAPLASGSLFTKIYKGFKEFTEVGLLEGKNVRFSGAQAEGCSPIATAFKEKRDFIQPVKPNTIAKSIAIGNPADGVYAVEIAQKTGGNIESVNDAEIINGIKLLAETEGIFTETAGGTTVAVLKKLVEAGKIDPDETTVVYITGNGLKTQEAIQGYVGEPLTIDAKLDSFERALERSRTLDRLEWQQVLV
- a CDS encoding MoaD/ThiS family protein, whose protein sequence is MAVTVLVPTALQKFTNNQASLECSGSNISELFDSLEEACPGIKSRLCDEAGKPRRFLNLYVNSEDIRFLQHTETPLKDGDEVSIVPAVAGG
- a CDS encoding DUF2996 domain-containing protein gives rise to the protein MAEETNQNQAGEVPPSRDVPVASGLPTANIPDPKTANTAVNPNAAVPAEEKSPVAKPAAKKGKPPAVEDKPFEEFIQQEYLPALQKVIAQEGVPDVQLTFAKQTYPIVGFNSAEECWQIIGSWQNGQRQFNVYFPEADIQGKKGFSCNEGKKPSTLESFLIDERKTTLDLLVSRLVYRLNGQKWLGRN
- the acsF gene encoding magnesium-protoporphyrin IX monomethyl ester (oxidative) cyclase, whose translation is MVDSLKKPDFEEMRPGVKVPSRETLLTPRFYTTDFDKMAQMDISVNQNELQAILEEFRVDYNRHHFIRDAEFEQSWDHIDGETRQLFVEFLERSCTAEFSGFLLYKELGRRLKEKSPLLAECFNLMSRDEARHAGFLNKAMTDFNLSLDLGFLTKSRSYTFFKPKFIFYATYLSEKIGYWRYITIYRHLESHPEDQIYPIFRFFENWCQDENRHGDFFDAVMRAQPQMLSDWKAKLWTRFFLLSVFATMYLNDIQRKDFYASLGLDAREYDIHVIKKTNETAGRVFPLMLDVDNPEFYQRLDVCVKNNEKLTAISKSNTPKFLQFLQKLPIYISHGWQLLNLYLIKPIDAISAHGQAR
- a CDS encoding binding-protein-dependent transporter inner membrane component; the protein is MKSSILLDILATLQPLFLCYIPAAILGIFIGYTIGVNAIAYQLFSRLLQIRNSITSIAFSPIALILLKENDIAAIFVVLIRILSSVIVETATGIQKFCKQDNNVCVGIHYIFKALKIGLWTAWFKLIATEMLAGSKGLGFLI
- a CDS encoding TIGR04376 family protein produces the protein MGLFDDLSRFLEDRLEEFLRNNPELELEMLLEQLREQEEDTLKLIADLQLKQKRSQDKILSTAQEIQGWHIRIQKAKAARREDLAAPAQAREDLLLREGNQQWGQMQGLKERITQCQELLRKIQQRRQEVQAKAAEAQTARAKAQTQQLLETNTWQSPPSSHSSKLDDLEEQFRRWETQDELEKMKQNLGKQFN
- a CDS encoding type II toxin-antitoxin system HicB family antitoxin, whose product is MIADSYISDNWDMRYQVKLNKIDQVYAIWCPALPGCWTVGDSEQEALDKIKYVIKDHLEGLDGLTKNAEFYYIEVK